The nucleotide window CTACTTCGGCCCCGACAGTTTTTAACTTATCCCTGATGCTATCTGCACCCGGCTGCCCACCAGACATAGAAACCGCCTGAGCCTGCGCAGGAGACTGAGGAGCAAGGAGCTCATTATGCTGCCGCCCGGACTGCTGACTGTTTTGGTCCTGTGACAGAGGTCGAGGCAACGGCCCGTCAGCCGGACTGATTACCCCCTTATCTTCCCGACTCGACAGAGCAGAATTCCCGCTCCGGTCAATACGCTGCCCTGAAGCCTGAACCATCGGAGCAGACTCAGCCGCAAACTCCCCGACCATTGCTGCCGGAACCGCCTGCAGACCACCCGCTTGTACCACACCCGCTGGCACAGGTTTAATTAACGCTGCATCCCGGTCATCCGCCAGAGCAGCACTCCCGGCACTTTGGCTATCCGGTGCTGAAAGCTCATTTACATCCCTGACGGATACCTCGCTCTCACCCCCCTGCCCCAGAACATCAGCAGCAATCCGGGAGATTTCTGTTCCTTTGCCCGGCAGCGGCCTTACGTCAGCGGGCCCGACCTCAGCGCGCATCGCTTCACCAGCCCCTGTATGGTGGGGCGCAACACCACTGGGAGTTAATTGACTTGTGAGCGTCTCACGCGCTGCTAATTCAGAAACGACCGCCGACGGAGCCTGTGCACCAGCCTGGACAGCCTGAGTGAAAGACACTCCTTGAGGCTCAGTCGCGACAGCAGCAACCGAATCAGCCGACGTGACACCCTCTGATAGCGAACGATCCCAAGCGCTACCGCCCCCCTTTTCGCTACCACCACGGGTGCTGAAGGAGCCCAATTGTTTCAATGCGGAATCCACCGCCACAGCCAGATCGGCACGACGATACCGGTCGATCTGATTAAGCGTGTCAGCACCCGACTTACCACTAGTATGAAGAGCATCAATATTACTATCTGACAGGCCTGGTGGGGGTGGCTTAAATGATTGCTGTGACTGCTGTTCCAGCGCCTGCTCTTGCCCTCGCTGCGCTATCCTGTCTGCTGTTTCAGCACCCGCCTTAGTGACAACATCGACTACAACCTGCACACCGGGGCGCTCTGCCACATCGACTGCACCGGGACCATTCTCCATTCCGGCAGGCAATAACTGGCCACTATCCGGCAATGTTTGTCCGCTGCGGCCCGGCTCTCCATCCGATTGCTCGCCACTCCCGGACAACGGTTGCGCCTGCAGCAGCGATTCGCCAAACGAGGGAGTCCCGCCCACCGCTGCGCCAGTACCCGGTGAAACACCCGACATTGCGCCGCGGACAGGCGCTGAGCCGACATTCAAGAGTGACCCGACTCCGTTAGGAGCGGAAAGCGTTTGATTCATACTGCATTCTCCGGCAGACCGTTATCTGCTCATTCACTGCACAATCAGTGCCAGAAAAGTCAGATAAAGGGAGGGCGGATTAACTGTGAGCGCTCATCAAGCTCTTTCTGCAGCTGTTTTTCAGCCTGTTGCGACTCTTGCAGCCTGATCTTATCGACCAGCATTTCAACTGCTTTAAAGTGTTGATAGGCACTTTGCCAATACTCTTTCACTTTCTCCAGCTGAGCACGATCCATCTGCAGGGCATTTTCCTGCTGCTGAACAGCAACCCTTAACTTCTGCATGAAAGCCTGATGAGTTTCTATCTGTCCGGGCGAGATACCGGAAGCGCCCACCTGATAAAAACTATTAGCATAGTCTGAATAATAGTTTCTGAGCTGATCCAGCGTCGCTTCACCCTGCTGCACCCTGGACTGCGACTGACCCAGCCACTGATCTGCCTGCTTACGTTTTCGCTCGGCAAGATCAAGCACCACCTGCAACCGCTTTGAGCGCTTCATCACTGAGCCTGATTACCCATAGCGATATTCTGTCGTCCCTGCGGCGCAGGATTAGCATTACCAGGATTAGGCGTTAACACCATCGCCAGATCCGTGAGGCTTTTCTGAAAAGCGTAAGACTCACCAAGACCCTGCTGCAGGAAGGCGCTCATCAACGGCATTCGCTCAATGGCAAAATCGGTCTCCGCATCACTGCCCCGCACATAAGCACCTATTGAGATAAGGTCGCTGTTTTGCTGGAATTTGGAATAAAGTTGCTTGAACCCCATAGCCGCCTGCAGATGATCGGAACTAACGACCTGCGGCATAGCACGACTAATCGATTGCTCTATATCGATCGCCGGGTAGTGGCCCCGCTCGGCCAGCGTACGGGACAGTACAATATGCCCATCCAGAATCGCCCGGGCAGAGTCCGCAATCGGGTCCTGCTGATCATCACCCTCGGTCAGCACCGTATAAAATGCCGTGATTGAACCTCCATCCTTATCACCATTACCGGCCCGCTCCACCAGCCTGGGAAGCTTAGCAAAAACCGAAGGCGGATATCCCTTGGTTGCCGGAGGCTCACCAACCGCAAGCGCGATCTCCCGCTGAGCCTGAGCATAGCGGGTCAGAGAATCCATCAGTAAAAGCACATTTTTACCCTGTTCTCTGAAATACTCCGCCAACCGGGTTGCCAGCTGAGCGGCCCTGAGCCGCATTAACGGTGACTCGTCGGCCGGAGATGCGACTACCACTGCTCGACGCATTCCCTCTTCACCCAGGCTGTGATCGATAAACTCTTTCACCTCCCGGCCACGCTCACCGATCAGCCCCACAACGACAATATCCGCTTCAGTAAACCGGGTCATCATACCCAACAACACACTCTTACCCACACCACTACCCGCAAACAGCCCCAGACGCTGTCCCCGGCCAACACTGAGCAGTGAATTGATTGCGCGAATACCCACATCAAGGGTCTGTTTAATAGGCTGCCGACTGAGAGGGTTAATATTCCGCCCCTGAAGTGACACTGTCGTTTTACAACCCAGCGGTCCGAGACTATCCAGCGGTTTGCCAACACCATTGACAACCCGCCCAAGCAACTCAAAACCCACTTCAACATCGCCACCGCCCTGCATCGGACTGACCCGGGATCCCGGCGCCAACCCTTCCAGCAGATCGACAGGCATCAGATAGATCCGATCACCGGAGAAACCGACGACCTCCGCCTCGACGGGATCCCCATGCTCCGGATAGATCAGACAGTACTCACCCATAGATGCTTTTATACCAACAGCTTCGAGGGTTAAACCGATCAGACGTGTTATTTGTCCGTGAGCCACTGGCGCAGGAATCTGATAGTCCAGCCCCTTAAGACGGGACAGACGTTTTAAAAGCTGATCACTCATGGAGATCCGGTGGCTGAGCGGATCCAGAGGAAGGTTCAGTCTCTCCCCCCATCTGATTCAAAGCGTTTTGCAAGCGGGATGCAGCAGCATCAAAGCGACGCTCAAGGGTATTATCAAGCAAGCCATAACCACTCATCACCTTGCAACCGCCACGGGTAACAGATGACTCCTCAACCAGGGTCCAGTTTTCATTCAGAACCAGCAAAGGTTCCAGTACCGCTACATCGTCCGGATTAAGGATTATTTTAACCTCAGCACCGCTCTGCGGCAGTTGGGCAACAGCGTCTTCCACAGCCTTAATAATTGTTCCGGTATCCTGTGCAATCTGCGCACCGATAACCGCCCGACTAAACTCAGTAATCAGTTCTGCCACTAGCTGTTCGATCTGCGCACTCACCTGCTGCAACGGCTTATCTAACTGCTGTTGCAGGGTATTCAACAACAGCAACTGAGTGTCAATCTCAGCGCGCGCCGCAACCAGGCCTTCCTGACGACCACGGGCGCGGCCCTCTTCAAGCCCCTGCTGCAGCCCCTCATCTCGCCCCTGCTGCAACCCTTCCTGATAAGCATCTTCGCGTATTTTCTCCAGCTCTGACAGCTTCAGACGGCCATCCACAACCTCTTCAACCGACTCCTCTTCGACTGGCTCAGGCTTTCGCTGCAACCCCACCACATGACTGCTTTGCATCACAGGCAGCGTCCACAGAGCAGCAGCCCGGGCGTCTTCCGCACGAATTCTGATGACCGATTTGTCGATAGACTTGATCTGCATTACATCATCTCTTCGCCGCCACCACCCAACACAATCTCGCCCTCATCGGCGAGACGACGAGCCACGCTAAGAATCTCTTTCTGAGCATCTTCAACTTCACTCACACGCACCGGACCTTTAGCTTCGAGGTCATCACGCAACAACTCAGCAGCACGCTTCGACATGTTTTTGAAAACCTTGTCCTGCAAGCCCGTTTCGGCACCTTTCAACGCAACCACCAGGGTATCAGTATTAATCTCGCGCAGAATAACCTGAATACCGCGGTCTTCAACATCTATCAGGTTATCAAATACAAACATCATCTCAGAGATCTGATCACCCAGAGCCTCATCCACCTCACGAATTTTCTCCATCAACTCCTGCTCAGTATTACTATCAAAGTAGTTCATAATATTGGCAGTAGTTTTCAGGCCACCCAGGCTTGCACTCTGACTGGTTGCTCCCGAGAACTGCGATTCCAAAATATCATTCAGCTCCTGCAGCGCCGAAGGCTGAATCTCATCAAGAGAGGTGATTCTCATCATGATCTCCAGACGCACATTCTCATCAAATCGCTGCAGCACATGCGCCGCCTGATCAGGATCAAGATAGGCAATGACCACCGCCTGAATTTGCGGATGCTCATAACGAATAATCTCGGCAACCTGACGGGAATCCATCCATTTAAGACTTTCCAGGCCCGAGGTATTGGTCGTCATCAGAATTCGGTCCACCAGCGTCTGAGCCCGGTCGCTCCCCAGCGCCTGACTCAGCATCTCTTTAATATAGTGGTCGTTATTAATACCGATACTGGTCTGATCACTGATCGCTTCCATAAAGTCAGCCATCACAGACTCGACCGAGGACTGAGGTATATTATCCAGGTTACTCATAGCCAGGCCCAGCTGCTGCACCTCCTTTTGCCCCAGATAGCGCAACACCTCAGCGGCATCAGCTTCACCCAGAGAGATCAGTAATACTGCCGCTTTCTGAACGTTAGTCAGCTCAACACCGGATTCCGTTACCTTATCATTCATTTTCAATCACCCACTGACGGATCGCCTGCGCCACTTTAGCCGGATCTTCAGCAATCATGCTACGGATCGCATTCATCTGATACTCATAGGTTTCATTCGGCGTAGGCGCAAGGGCATTATCAATACCACTAAAGGTAACCTGATCTGCAGATATGCCACTCATATCCAGCGATTCAAGCTCTGAAGCCATATCAGCCTCAGTCTTTACCGCAGCGCCATCTGCGGCCACTTTATGGGCGGCACTGACGGCCAGGTTTTTCATAATAGGCCGCAACACACCAAACACCAGCAGCAAGATAAAGAGCCCACCCAGCACCTGCTTAGCAAGATCGATGACCCATTCCTGCTTCCAGACGGGGATCTCCTCTTCCTGATACACCTCAGGCACAGCAAAAGGTGAATTGATCACACTCACACTATCACCCCGCACAGCGGAGTAACCCACCGCATCCTTAACCAGTATAGTCAATCGATCCAGCTCATTCTGACTCCAGGCACTACGGACTTTCGCACCACCATTCGGACCGGCCGTGGGTATATCATCAACAACCACTGCCACTGACAACCGGCTGACCTGCCCCATCTGATGTTTCGTATAACTAATCGAGCGATCCAGCTCATAGTTTCGGGTCGCTTGTGAGCGGGCATTTTTCGGTCCCGCCGGGCGTGCGCCCCCCCCCTCATTTTGCAGCGATAAGCCGTTAGCACCGACTTCCGGCACAGAACCCGCACCCGGGGGCTGATTGGACAGCGAACCGGGCACGCCACCCGCGGCGGCCTGACCGGTGGTGCTTTCATCGAGAACCTGTTCACTGCGCAGTGCAGGAAGGTCAGGATTATAAATTTCATCGGTCTGCTCAACCGAGGTAAAGTCGATATCAGCAGACACCTCTGCCCGATAACGTCCCAGTCCCACAACCGGCTGCAAAATACTGTTTACCCGATTTACCAGGGTTTCTTCTATTCTGCGGGTATATTCTATTTGCTTGGCGGCCAGAACCACATCGGTATCCATATCCCGGGTATTCAGTAACCGGCCTTTCTGATCAACTACGGTTACATCTTCACTGGATAGCTCCGGGATACTGGAAGCAACCAGATTGGTAATCGCTTCCACCTGAATCGACTCCAGCCGTTTACCAGCGACCAGATCAAGAAACACAGACGCGGTGGGCTTGCGCTGATCACGCACAAATACCGATTGTTTCGGCAGCGCCAGATGGACCCGCGCACTGCGTACTGCCAGCATACTGGTTACGGTACGGGCCAGCTCCCCTTCCAGACCACGCCGATAACGGGCATTTTCCATGAACTGACTGGTTCCGAGACCCTGCTCTTTATCGAGCAGTTCAAAACCGACCGTCTTATCATTGGTAAAGCCCTCGGCGGCCAGGCGCAACCTGGCCTTATGCAGATACTCATCCGCCACCAGGATATTGTGCCCGGTTGAATCAAACTTATAAGGGATACCGTTCAGCTGCAGCTGCTCAACTATCTGATTCGCATCTGCGTAGGAGACATTATTGTAGAGCACCCGGTAATCCGGCTCCTGAGACCAGAGAACAACCGCAAAGCCGATGGCAATGGTGGCCGCAAGCCCTACCATCAGACCTAACTGACGCACCAGCCCCAAGCGGTTAAAGCCAAAGGCTACCGACCCACCTGATCCTGACTGCACTGTTGCGCTCTCCATCTAACCCGGCACCCTGATGCTATTACTGCATATTATTGTGTTTATCAAACCAATCAGATTGGCATTTTCATAACGTCTTCATAAGCGCCAACCATTTTATTGCGCACCTGAGTCAGCGCCTGAAAAGAGACTGATGCTTTTTCCATACTGATCATCACCTGATGCAGATCGACACCGGGAACACCCTTCTCATAAGCCGTCGCAAGACTTTTAGCCTGCGCCTGAGAGTTGTTGACACCATCGATAGCCCCTTTAAACAGATCCGCAAAACTCTCGCCACTCTGCTCGCCGGCAACAGGCCGAATAGCATTTGGCCGGGGCATTTCAGGCGAAATACCCTGCTGGACCTGCATCTTCACTTCACGCATCTGCTGTAAAACGGCGCTTATCTCTGCCCGCTCAATCATAGGCACCTCCACAATGGCAGTATATTGACATTATAAGTTTGAAAAGCCACTTAGCAAGCAACAAAACCACTTATTCGCCAAAAATATGACACAAAATAGTGTCAATTTTTAATCTCACCTTAGTACATAGCAAAAAACGAGCCATAGGCCCGTTTGTTTTTTGACGTATATTGATTTCTATTTGGCAGACGGAGGCTCACCATACTTTAAACGCACATACATCAGCGCAACAGTGATCGCATCACCCAACGCAGTATGTCGTTCCAGCATAGGAATATCGAGGCGCCTGGAGATGGTATCAAAACGCAGATCGATATCGCCGCCCACATAGCGCCACTTAATAATATCATGGTAAACATGTGACAATTCTATCGCCTTACCGGGAAAGCCAAAGCCATAACGCGGCCGCAGATATTTCTCCAGCATGCGCACATCATAATTGACGTAATAACCAAGAATCGGGCGGTTGCCGACAAACTCCAGCAACCTCTCCAGCGCCTCATCCATATAGACGCCATCCACCAGATCCGCTGCCCGGATCTTATGAATCTTGATGGAATCACCGGTGAGACTTTTGGGTGGTTTAAGCTTTATATCCAGCCGTTCACTGGTCATCACTTTGCGGCCCTTAATTTTAACCGCCCCGATAGAAAGAATCTCACCCTCTTTAACATTCAGACTGGTCGTCTCACAATCCAGAGAGACCACCTCATCCCCCTCATAGGGTTCAAACAGGTGCGCGTACGGGCCATGTTTATGATCCATACGATCTTTCATTTTTCTTATAGTTCTGGGAATAATCATATTCCGTTTAGCCTCCCAGGTGATACCTGAGTGTCAGATGCTTTTTAAAACCCTTAACGATATGCATACCATCTCGCAGCAAATCTCGCTCCATTTTATCCAATGATGACAACTCGAGGATATTAGGCGTTAGATCTACGCCGTCCTCAGATCCATCGATTCGCCTCACCTGCTGCTTCAGGCGGGTCTGAATAAACAGCGCCAACGCTTCAGCCAGTTCACGACCGTGCGCCTCTTTCATCTGCCCCATCTCAACCAACGCTTCAATTCGCTTAAACGTATTCGTCTCGAGTATTCTGAACTGCAGCGCCATTGTGCGGATACCGTGCACTATCGGGAAAATACCGGCCTTCTTAACATCCAGCTCCCCCTTATCTTTCAGATTACCAAAGAAGGTCAGCGGGGTATCAAACTCAATCGCGGCCCGGGCAAAGTGAGAAAAAAACACATCGTTATTTTTCAGATGACGCAGAAACCAGTTCCGGGAAGTTTTAAACAGCGCAGCATTGCCCGCAACCGGATGAGCATCCACAGCAATCGCCAGATTCATCTGCGCCTCCCCCTCACAAAGGTAAGACCAGTCACTTAACTGCTGAGTCCACTCACCGATCGACTTAACCCAGGCAGGATTAGACACCATAATATCACCCGGGCATTTCGGAAAACCAAATGAGATCAGCGTTTCACTGAAGCGCTGCATTGTTTCCTGCATATCAGGCCAGATCAGACCGTCACGATAGATCAGGGCATTATCCTGATCGGTCTTCATGATCTGTTCACCCCGCCCTTCACTGCCCATCACAACCAGGCAGACATGCGGCTGCATGTCCCGGGGAATCACCAGACCAAACAGTTTTGCGATAATCCGCGCATTCATCGCAGCGATCAACTCCATCGCAAAGCGCGCCTTCACCCCGTGTGACACCAGCGCTTTTATCAGATCATTCAGTCCATGAGCGGCTTCGTAGAGATCTTCAACCGTCTGGGCACGCTCAATTCGCAATCCGATAACATGAGAGTGACTGGAAAAATAACTCAGCACATCGGTCAGCTCTATGACTCCGGTAAGGCGGCCGTCATCCATCACCACCACCCGTTCAATGCGTTGCTGAGTCATCGTAATCAGGGCATTAAACAGATAATCATCCGAAGTAGTGGAGATCAGACGGTAACTGGCAATCTCCGCAACGGCCGAATCAAGGCTGAGCTTATTGATAACCACCGCATCGAGAATATCCGTCCCGGTGACCATACCATAGCGATTACCACGCTTAACCAGCACACAGTCTGCATGCTTGTCACGCATCATCGTTGTAGCCTCAGCAATGCTGGTCCCCTCGAGCACAATCAGCGGTTCACGTATCAGACCATCTTTAATCTGAGCCAGCATAAACTCCGCCATATCCTGATCCCCGCCCTCCTGAGCCTGGATCTCGGTCTTAGCAGAAAGACTTTGCTGAAAATAATCGGCAAACCGGTTATTCGTTGCACACAGATCAAGCAGCACACGGGTCGGCAGAATATGGCAGATCGTTTCTTCAACGGCGATAAAATTGTGGATCGCTTTACCCCTGATCGCTGACCAGCCACCAAAATAATCCTCATTGGTATAATGAACATACAGATGCTGCTGAACACCATCCTCACCAGGCACATCGCTTTCAGCGACCCGCCCCTTCAGAATGACGTACACCCCCTCAGGCACACTCCCCGCAGCGAGAATCGTTTCACCCGACTGATAATAGCCAATATCCAGACTTAATCGCAGTAACTCCTGCTCCTTTTCGTTGAGCAGACTGAATGGCATATTCTCAATTTTAAACGACGATGGCATAAGAACTCTCCCAATCCAAACGAACCACAAAGCACCTGATTAAAGAGTCATCTTAACCCTTTAGGCTGGCGCTCTGATACAAACCAGAGCCGATAAAAAAAGGCGCGCCAACCCTCGCTGGCGCGCCTTGCGTTTATTTAGATCTATTCAGATCTTAGTGCGCGTGAGCAACACCAGCACCACGTGGTACACGGATATTCTCAACAATCTCCTGAATTTCAGCAGGAGGCGGCGGAGTCATCTTAGATACAACGTAGGCTACGATAAAGTTCAGGATCATACCGACGAAGCCGAAGCCTCCGGTAGAGATACCCAGGAACAGATCGTCTTTCGAACCACCCATGAAGGTGAAGTAGATCATGTAAGCCATAGTAGAACCCAGACCTACAATCATACCTGCAATAGCACCTTCTTTATTCATGCGCTTGTTGAAGATACCCATCACGATAACCGGGAACACGGAGGAGGACGCCAGACCAAAGGCCAGTGCGACTACCTGCGCCACGAATCCGGGCGGATTGATACCGAAGTAACCCGCTATACAGATAGCCACCACTGCTGCCATACGCGCATACAACAGCTCCTGCTTCTCGGAGATATTCGGGTTAATAATCGTCTTCATCAAGTCATGCGCTATCGCAGTAGAAATTACCAACAACAGACCCGCCGCAGTAGACAGTGCCGCAGCAACTGCACCCGCCGCAACCAGGGCAATTACCCAGTTTGGCAGCTGCGCGATCTCAGGGTTAGCCAGTACCATGATGTCACGGTCAACATAGACTTCGTTGACAAACGGAACACCTGGCTTAGCCGTTGGATTCTGGAATGCGTTAGTTACCGCGCGCTCACCGTTCTCACCACGGACGTCACCGTCGTATGCAGGCTTACCTTTAGCGCCATCAAACGCCGCACCAGCAGCATACTGAACCTTGCCGTCACCGTTATAATCGTGCCATCCCAACAGACCCGCATTTTCCCAGTTCTTGAACCAGGTAGGCATCGCCTCATAAGACGTACCCGTATTATCAACACCGTTGATAGTCTGAATCAGGTTTACACGGCCAAAGCCAGCAACACCCGGTACAGTTGTATACAGAATAGCGATGAAGATCAGCGCCCAGCCCGCAGAAGTACGCGCATCTTTTACACGAGGAACCGTAAAGAAACGTACGATTACGTGTGGCAGACCAGCAGTACCAGCCATCAGAGCAGCTGTCAGACAGAAGATATCAATCGTTGATTTCTTACCGGCGGTGTATTCAGCAAAGCCAAGATCCAGAGACAACTGATCCAGTGTCGCCAGTACAGACACACCTGAATCCAGAGTCGCACCCAGGCCAAGTTGCGGCAGGAAGTGACCGGTAACCTGCATAGACATGAAGATAGCCGGAACCATGAATGCCAGAATCAATACACAGTACTGAGCTACCTGAGTATAGGTAATACCCTTCATTCCACCCAATACAGCGTAGAAGAATACGATCGCCATACCGATAACAACACCGGTGTTGATATCAACGTGCAGGTAACGGGAGAATACGATACCAACACCACGCATCTGACCCGCAACGTAGGTAAAGGAGATAACGATAGTACAGACAATCGCAATCAATCGCGCAGTCTTCGAGTAATAACGATCACCCACAAAATCAGGGATCGTGAACTTACCGAACTTACGCAGATAAGGCGCCAGCAACATCGCCAGCAGCACGTAGCCACCTGTCCAGCCCATCAGGTAAGCCGCACCATCACGACC belongs to Amphritea atlantica and includes:
- a CDS encoding flagellar hook-length control protein FliK: MNQTLSAPNGVGSLLNVGSAPVRGAMSGVSPGTGAAVGGTPSFGESLLQAQPLSGSGEQSDGEPGRSGQTLPDSGQLLPAGMENGPGAVDVAERPGVQVVVDVVTKAGAETADRIAQRGQEQALEQQSQQSFKPPPPGLSDSNIDALHTSGKSGADTLNQIDRYRRADLAVAVDSALKQLGSFSTRGGSEKGGGSAWDRSLSEGVTSADSVAAVATEPQGVSFTQAVQAGAQAPSAVVSELAARETLTSQLTPSGVAPHHTGAGEAMRAEVGPADVRPLPGKGTEISRIAADVLGQGGESEVSVRDVNELSAPDSQSAGSAALADDRDAALIKPVPAGVVQAGGLQAVPAAMVGEFAAESAPMVQASGQRIDRSGNSALSSREDKGVISPADGPLPRPLSQDQNSQQSGRQHNELLAPQSPAQAQAVSMSGGQPGADSIRDKLKTVGAEVDKLPGSVDSGGRSEGRQESQLTSFADSLAAASRGARPAQELVQQVMPHGVRPGEAAWSQAVNDRVMVMASKNGQFADIQLDPPELGSLQVRLQVKNEQVTVVFNTPHGSVRDALEQNMPRLREMFADQGLNLSESSVEDHSRGNQREESGSGTSFMGYQSDSVDEGALEDVVAESLSLVDYYA
- the fliJ gene encoding flagellar export protein FliJ, which codes for MKRSKRLQVVLDLAERKRKQADQWLGQSQSRVQQGEATLDQLRNYYSDYANSFYQVGASGISPGQIETHQAFMQKLRVAVQQQENALQMDRAQLEKVKEYWQSAYQHFKAVEMLVDKIRLQESQQAEKQLQKELDERSQLIRPPFI
- the fliI gene encoding flagellar protein export ATPase FliI — protein: MSDQLLKRLSRLKGLDYQIPAPVAHGQITRLIGLTLEAVGIKASMGEYCLIYPEHGDPVEAEVVGFSGDRIYLMPVDLLEGLAPGSRVSPMQGGGDVEVGFELLGRVVNGVGKPLDSLGPLGCKTTVSLQGRNINPLSRQPIKQTLDVGIRAINSLLSVGRGQRLGLFAGSGVGKSVLLGMMTRFTEADIVVVGLIGERGREVKEFIDHSLGEEGMRRAVVVASPADESPLMRLRAAQLATRLAEYFREQGKNVLLLMDSLTRYAQAQREIALAVGEPPATKGYPPSVFAKLPRLVERAGNGDKDGGSITAFYTVLTEGDDQQDPIADSARAILDGHIVLSRTLAERGHYPAIDIEQSISRAMPQVVSSDHLQAAMGFKQLYSKFQQNSDLISIGAYVRGSDAETDFAIERMPLMSAFLQQGLGESYAFQKSLTDLAMVLTPNPGNANPAPQGRQNIAMGNQAQ
- the fliG gene encoding flagellar motor switch protein FliG, whose translation is MNDKVTESGVELTNVQKAAVLLISLGEADAAEVLRYLGQKEVQQLGLAMSNLDNIPQSSVESVMADFMEAISDQTSIGINNDHYIKEMLSQALGSDRAQTLVDRILMTTNTSGLESLKWMDSRQVAEIIRYEHPQIQAVVIAYLDPDQAAHVLQRFDENVRLEIMMRITSLDEIQPSALQELNDILESQFSGATSQSASLGGLKTTANIMNYFDSNTEQELMEKIREVDEALGDQISEMMFVFDNLIDVEDRGIQVILREINTDTLVVALKGAETGLQDKVFKNMSKRAAELLRDDLEAKGPVRVSEVEDAQKEILSVARRLADEGEIVLGGGGEEMM
- the fliF gene encoding flagellar M-ring protein FliF; this translates as MESATVQSGSGGSVAFGFNRLGLVRQLGLMVGLAATIAIGFAVVLWSQEPDYRVLYNNVSYADANQIVEQLQLNGIPYKFDSTGHNILVADEYLHKARLRLAAEGFTNDKTVGFELLDKEQGLGTSQFMENARYRRGLEGELARTVTSMLAVRSARVHLALPKQSVFVRDQRKPTASVFLDLVAGKRLESIQVEAITNLVASSIPELSSEDVTVVDQKGRLLNTRDMDTDVVLAAKQIEYTRRIEETLVNRVNSILQPVVGLGRYRAEVSADIDFTSVEQTDEIYNPDLPALRSEQVLDESTTGQAAAGGVPGSLSNQPPGAGSVPEVGANGLSLQNEGGGARPAGPKNARSQATRNYELDRSISYTKHQMGQVSRLSVAVVVDDIPTAGPNGGAKVRSAWSQNELDRLTILVKDAVGYSAVRGDSVSVINSPFAVPEVYQEEEIPVWKQEWVIDLAKQVLGGLFILLLVFGVLRPIMKNLAVSAAHKVAADGAAVKTEADMASELESLDMSGISADQVTFSGIDNALAPTPNETYEYQMNAIRSMIAEDPAKVAQAIRQWVIENE
- the fliE gene encoding flagellar hook-basal body complex protein FliE; translation: MIERAEISAVLQQMREVKMQVQQGISPEMPRPNAIRPVAGEQSGESFADLFKGAIDGVNNSQAQAKSLATAYEKGVPGVDLHQVMISMEKASVSFQALTQVRNKMVGAYEDVMKMPI
- a CDS encoding 3'-5' exonuclease — translated: MIIPRTIRKMKDRMDHKHGPYAHLFEPYEGDEVVSLDCETTSLNVKEGEILSIGAVKIKGRKVMTSERLDIKLKPPKSLTGDSIKIHKIRAADLVDGVYMDEALERLLEFVGNRPILGYYVNYDVRMLEKYLRPRYGFGFPGKAIELSHVYHDIIKWRYVGGDIDLRFDTISRRLDIPMLERHTALGDAITVALMYVRLKYGEPPSAK
- a CDS encoding cyclic nucleotide-binding/CBS domain-containing protein — protein: MPSSFKIENMPFSLLNEKEQELLRLSLDIGYYQSGETILAAGSVPEGVYVILKGRVAESDVPGEDGVQQHLYVHYTNEDYFGGWSAIRGKAIHNFIAVEETICHILPTRVLLDLCATNNRFADYFQQSLSAKTEIQAQEGGDQDMAEFMLAQIKDGLIREPLIVLEGTSIAEATTMMRDKHADCVLVKRGNRYGMVTGTDILDAVVINKLSLDSAVAEIASYRLISTTSDDYLFNALITMTQQRIERVVVMDDGRLTGVIELTDVLSYFSSHSHVIGLRIERAQTVEDLYEAAHGLNDLIKALVSHGVKARFAMELIAAMNARIIAKLFGLVIPRDMQPHVCLVVMGSEGRGEQIMKTDQDNALIYRDGLIWPDMQETMQRFSETLISFGFPKCPGDIMVSNPAWVKSIGEWTQQLSDWSYLCEGEAQMNLAIAVDAHPVAGNAALFKTSRNWFLRHLKNNDVFFSHFARAAIEFDTPLTFFGNLKDKGELDVKKAGIFPIVHGIRTMALQFRILETNTFKRIEALVEMGQMKEAHGRELAEALALFIQTRLKQQVRRIDGSEDGVDLTPNILELSSLDKMERDLLRDGMHIVKGFKKHLTLRYHLGG
- a CDS encoding cation acetate symporter, whose product is MSLDLLTYLFIGGSFALYIGIAIWARAGSTKEFYVAGGGVHPVANGMATAADWMSAASFISLAGLVSFIGRDGAAYLMGWTGGYVLLAMLLAPYLRKFGKFTIPDFVGDRYYSKTARLIAIVCTIVISFTYVAGQMRGVGIVFSRYLHVDINTGVVIGMAIVFFYAVLGGMKGITYTQVAQYCVLILAFMVPAIFMSMQVTGHFLPQLGLGATLDSGVSVLATLDQLSLDLGFAEYTAGKKSTIDIFCLTAALMAGTAGLPHVIVRFFTVPRVKDARTSAGWALIFIAILYTTVPGVAGFGRVNLIQTINGVDNTGTSYEAMPTWFKNWENAGLLGWHDYNGDGKVQYAAGAAFDGAKGKPAYDGDVRGENGERAVTNAFQNPTAKPGVPFVNEVYVDRDIMVLANPEIAQLPNWVIALVAAGAVAAALSTAAGLLLVISTAIAHDLMKTIINPNISEKQELLYARMAAVVAICIAGYFGINPPGFVAQVVALAFGLASSSVFPVIVMGIFNKRMNKEGAIAGMIVGLGSTMAYMIYFTFMGGSKDDLFLGISTGGFGFVGMILNFIVAYVVSKMTPPPPAEIQEIVENIRVPRGAGVAHAH